A part of Desulfomicrobium baculatum DSM 4028 genomic DNA contains:
- a CDS encoding flagellin yields the protein MSLVINHNLMAMNANRNLASAYGNLSTSVSRLSSGLRITTAADDAAGLAIRELMRADIASLNQGVRNANDAISMIQTADGALGVIDEKLIRMKELATQAATGTYNSDQRLIIDSEYQQMASEITRIANATDFNGIYLLNGNLSATSTGVSSWASSHDGSALASTGPLKIHFGTGNDSAEDYYYIAIGNSTASALGVGNASDRTKANGTHGVASGGYSISTQQGAQEALAALNAAITSKDNIRASLGALQNRLENTITNLQIQAENLQAAESRISDADIATEMTNFVRNQILTQSAVAMLSQANSLPQMALQLMGA from the coding sequence ATGTCACTCGTAATCAACCACAACCTGATGGCCATGAACGCGAACCGCAACCTGGCGAGCGCGTACGGGAACCTGTCAACATCGGTCAGCCGCCTGTCTTCAGGCCTGCGCATCACCACCGCCGCCGACGACGCTGCGGGCCTCGCCATTCGCGAGCTCATGCGTGCGGATATCGCATCCCTGAACCAGGGTGTCAGAAACGCCAACGACGCCATCTCCATGATCCAGACTGCGGACGGCGCGCTCGGCGTCATCGACGAAAAGCTGATCCGCATGAAGGAACTGGCGACCCAGGCGGCCACCGGCACCTACAACTCGGACCAGCGCCTGATCATCGACTCGGAGTACCAGCAGATGGCCTCGGAAATCACCCGAATCGCCAACGCCACGGACTTCAACGGCATTTACCTGCTGAACGGCAATCTCTCAGCTACGTCCACCGGAGTCTCCAGCTGGGCGAGCAGCCACGACGGCAGCGCCTTGGCCTCGACGGGCCCGCTCAAGATCCACTTCGGTACGGGCAACGATTCCGCGGAAGACTACTACTACATCGCCATCGGCAACTCCACCGCCTCCGCTCTCGGCGTGGGTAACGCTTCCGACAGAACCAAGGCGAACGGCACGCACGGCGTAGCCTCCGGCGGCTACAGCATCTCCACCCAGCAGGGTGCGCAGGAAGCTCTGGCGGCTCTCAACGCGGCCATCACCTCCAAGGACAACATCCGCGCCAGCCTCGGTGCCTTGCAGAACCGGCTTGAGAACACCATCACCAACCTGCAGATCCAGGCCGAGAACCTGCAGGCGGCCGAGTCCCGGATCTCCGATGCCGACATCGCAACGGAAATGACCAACTTCGTGCGCAACCAGATCCTGACCCAGTCTGCTGTGGCCATGCTCTCCCAGGCCAACTCCCTGCCGCAGATGGCCTTGCAGCTCATGGGCGCATAA
- the tsaB gene encoding tRNA (adenosine(37)-N6)-threonylcarbamoyltransferase complex dimerization subunit type 1 TsaB, whose product MISSDTSSSRYLALNCAEERIQVVLGTAREVMFSEEVHCPGQSIRHLPTAIERALRVQAIRAGDLAGIACVRGPGSFTGLRIAHAAMHGLSRPHAIPMAGLHYPDILAAQAGPFAQGGELWVLTYARKGQVYIQGFDAGAPLTPVRPLPVALAYEQLEARPAGIFLLGSGLRKNPEFLTLPGTIALPQILDTPMPAALLAAACAAAYSSHPPQPLYLRKSDAEDNLVSIAASRGIPAAEARKHIPDFE is encoded by the coding sequence ATGATATCCTCCGACACTTCAAGTAGCCGGTATCTCGCGCTGAACTGCGCCGAGGAACGCATTCAGGTTGTCCTTGGCACGGCCCGGGAGGTCATGTTCAGCGAAGAGGTCCACTGCCCCGGGCAGTCCATCCGTCACCTGCCCACGGCCATCGAGCGGGCGCTGCGGGTACAGGCCATACGTGCCGGCGACCTGGCGGGCATCGCCTGCGTGCGAGGCCCGGGTTCATTCACGGGCCTGCGCATCGCCCACGCGGCCATGCACGGACTGTCCCGCCCGCACGCCATCCCCATGGCCGGGCTGCACTATCCAGATATTCTGGCCGCCCAGGCCGGCCCTTTTGCGCAGGGCGGGGAACTCTGGGTTCTGACCTACGCCCGCAAGGGGCAGGTCTACATCCAGGGTTTTGACGCGGGCGCTCCCCTGACCCCTGTCCGTCCGCTGCCCGTAGCCCTGGCGTACGAACAGCTTGAGGCACGCCCGGCAGGCATCTTCCTGCTTGGCAGCGGCCTGCGAAAGAATCCCGAATTTCTTACTCTGCCGGGTACGATAGCCCTGCCGCAGATTCTCGACACGCCCATGCCGGCCGCTCTGCTCGCTGCGGCGTGCGCGGCCGCATACTCAAGCCACCCCCCTCAGCCGTTGTACCTGCGCAAATCCGATGCCGAGGACAATCTGGTCTCCATCGCCGCCTCGCGCGGCATTCCGGCCGCCGAGGCCCGCAAGCACATCCCCGATTTCGAATAA